Sequence from the Nitrosospira multiformis genome:
TGAAAGTATTAACGTGCAGGACCAAGTAGCCGAGTAGAGAGAGGGATAAATGAAAAGTACATACGCAAAAAATGTAAGCATGCGCGGTAGTTTCTCGATTTCGAGATACACGGCAAGACGGTGTTTTTAAGGGATCAAACCATGACCATCAGCAAGAAAATCATCGGCGGGTATGCAATCGTACTGGCAATGCTCGCGCTCGTAACAGGGGTTTCCTTTAATGCGCTCAATCAGACACAGGCCACATACGACCGCTTCTTGAACGTGGACGAACGATTGCTGGAAGGTGCCAACGAGCTTCGGACCGTTGCATTTGCTCAGCAAACCTATGTACGAGGTACTTTACTTTTCCCGGAACTCCGGAAGCTGAATCGGACTCTTCTGCAAGCCAACGATCGCCTATTCAAGCAAACCCTGGCAAAAATGCGTCTGCTAATGAGCACTACAGAAGGACATGAACAAGGACTCGAATTTATCAAGGAATTTGAATCTTTCCAGGAGAAACTCGAGCAAGCTGAGCATGAAACCGTCCGCCTTGCACTGGAGGATAAAATGGAGGAGGCCACCGCCTATGCTATCAATCATTTTCGTCCTCTTAGCTTCGCGCTCATCGATAAAGCCGCGGAATTCCATGGCCGGAAATCCAAGATGCTGGATAAAGCAAGAGTTCGTCTTACAGAGGAAGTCAGGCTCCTTACGTGGATACTGGCGGCCGTCTCGCTGTTTGCCTTTCTCGCCGGCTTGGCAAGCGGAGTCCATCTCAGCCGCACCATCACTCGTGAACTGCGGGAAAGCATCGTTCAATTATCGGCGTCTTCAGCCGAAATTCTTGCCACTACCACGCAAGTGGCCTCGGGAGCAGCCGAGACTGCGGCCGCCGTAAGCGAAACTACTGCTACCGTCGAAGAGGTCAAACAAACCGCGCAGCTTGCAAATCAAAAGGCAAGATATGTTTCCGATAGCGCGCAAAAAGCTTCGAACGTTTCCCAGGCCGGCCGCAAATCGGTGGAGGAAGCTATTCATGGGATGCGCCGCATCCAGGAACAAATGGAATCCATCGCCGAGAGCATCGTGCAATTATCTGAGCAGAGCCACGCCATCGGCGAGATCATTGCAACCGTCAATGACCTGGCAGAGCAATCGAATCTGCTTGCGGTAAACGCTGCCATTGAGGCAACCCGGGCCGGAGAACAAGGCAAGAGCTTCGGCGTAGTGGCGCAGGAGATCAGAAGCCTCGCCGAACAATCCAGGCAGGCGACCGGTCAGGTGCGCACGATTCTGGGCGACATTCAGAAAGCAACGAACGTTGCGGTACTCGCTACCGAGCAGGGCAACAAAGCGGTAGAGGCTGGCGTAAAACAGTCCACCGAAACCGACGAAGCCATCCGCATGTTATCGGCAAGTATCAATGAGGCGGCACAGGCAGCCACCCAGATCGCCGCTTCCAGTCAGCAGCAAATGGTTGGCATGGATCAGGTAGTGCTGGCTATGAATAACATCAAGCAGGCGAGCGAGCAGAACGTAGCAGGCACCCGGCAGGCGGAACTCGCGGCGCAGAGCCTGTATGAGATGGGCGGGAGACTAGGCGCTTTGGTAGGGAGTGAGCCCGTCCCGATAGCGAGAGCAAAATAAAATTTATGATAAGCAAAAATGATGAGCTTTTGAGAAAGCTCCTTGCAACGTTTCAAGTTGAGGCGGATGCTCATCTCCAGGCAATGTCGTCTGGACTGCTCGCATTGAAAAAAATACCGGTGGGCCAGCAATTGGCTGATATTGTCGAAAGGATCTTCCGGGACGCGCACAGCTTGAAAGGTGCCGCCCGGGCAGTCAACCTCACGCAGATCGAAGCGGTCTGCCAATCGCTGGAAAACGTCTTCTCCGCGTTGAAAGACAAGCATCTTCCTGTCTCATCGCCGCTGATCGACCTGTTACTCCAGACCACCGATGCGCTGAGTGGGCTTCTTACTGGGGCTAATAGTGTAGCCGGAGCACAAAAACCTCGGGTGGCGACACTGATTCGACAGCTCGACGACGCATTCAGGGAGCCATTGTCCGAGTTCGCCAACCCCGCCCTGGCGCCGCAGATGGCTCCGCCCGACCAACCCACCACCCTGCCCCCCGATGTACCCGCCGAACCGGATAAGAGTATGCAGATGCTGACCTCCACTCCCGGCCTGGCATCAACGACAGTCAGAGTCTCCGCCACCAAACTCGATGCCGTAATGCGTCAGGTTGAGGAATTGCTGCTGCCGCGTCTGGCGGTGAATCAACGCACCAAGGAGCTCACCGAGGCCGCCGCGATGCTTGCGGCATGGAAAAGACAGCGGCTGCATATTCAGCCGGCATTACGGCTTGTTGATCGTGAATTTGCGCGCAATATCAAGGATGGCAGCGCCTCCCGAAGGAAGCTTGAGCTTCCCCGGTTGCTCAAATATCTGGATGCCGAGCAACTCCACATGAAAATGCTTGAGGATCGCCTGGCAAGCCTGCAACGGGCAGCCGAGCAGGATCAGCGCGTATTGGCCGGCATGACCGACAGCCTGCGGCACGATGTCAAGGAGATGCAGTTACTGCCGTTCTCCTCGTTGCTGGATATTCTCCCTCGATTATGCCGCGAGTTGGCCCGCGAGCAAGGCAAGAACGTAGATCTGGTGATTCAGGGCAGCGAAATAGAGATTGATCGGCATATTCTGGAGGAGATGAAAGATCCACTTATTCACCTTGTGCGTAATTGCATTGATCACGGCATCGAGCAACCGGCGGCGCGCTTGGTCAAGGGCAAGCCGTCACACGGAACCATCACCCTGGCATGCTCGCAGAAAGACGGTGGCATGGCCGAGGTACTGGTGGCCGACGATGGTGCGGGCATCAATATCCCCCTGATAAAAGCCGCAGCGCATAAGCTCGGTATTGTTTCTGCCGAAGAGGCGAAACAGCTCGGTGAACGGGAATCGATGGCACTCGTTTTTCAATCCGGTGTAACCACCAGCCCCATTATTACTGATATCTCCGGGCGCGGACTCGGGCTTCCAATTGTAAGTGAAAAAGTCGAACGCTTGGGTGGCACCATTCTGGTCAAGTCAAGCCCTGACGAGGGAACCGCCTTTCACCTGCTCCTGCCGCTAACGCTGGCAAATTTCCGTGGCGTCCTCATTCATGCCGGCAGGCAGCTTTTCGTCATTCCGTCGACGAGTGTTGAACGGGTGGTTCGGATCGCCAACAAGGAAATCCAGACGGTGGAGAACCGTGAAACAATCCTGGTGGATGAGCAACCGGTTTCTCTGGTCTGGTTAAGCGATGTGCTGGAATTGCCACGTCATGTCATAGCGGCTGAACCCGCAGGCGGTATGAGCGCATCAGCTGTGATTCTTGGCTCGGGCCTTGCCCGCATCGCATTTTTGGTGGAAGAGATTCTTGGTGAACAGGAGGTGCTTGTCAAAACACTCGTCCGGCCATTGACGCGAGTACGCAATGTCGCGGGGGCGACGGTGCTGGGAACCGGGCGGGTAGTACCTGTGCTAAATGTAGCTGATTTACTGAAATCGGCTACGAAGCGCCCTGCCCGGATGCTCACCTCTGCGCACCAGTTATCGGCTGAAAAGCATGAAAATTCTAGAAAACTATCCATCCTTGTGGTGGAGGACTCCATCACCTCGCGGACATTGCTCAAAAATATCCTGGAATCATCGGGATATCGTGTGAGTACCGCCGTGGATGGGGTTGACGGCTACACCACGCTCAAAACGGGGGCGTTCGATCTGGTCGTCTCCGATGTTGAAATGCCGCGTATGGACGGTTTTGGTCTCACCGCCAAAATACGTACCGACAAGCAATTTACAGGATTACCGGTAGTACTGGTGACAGCACTGGAATCCCGAGATCACCGCGAGCGCGGGATTGATGCGGGTGCCAATGCTTACATCGTGAAGAGCAGCTTCGATCAGAGTAATCTACTGGAGATCGTCCAGCGCCTTATCGGGACCCCGTCATGAGCTCCTTCCCACGATCCTGAAACCGGACAGATGACCGACACCATAACCTGCAAAGACTTTTCGTATCACTTAATGCTCACCTTTCTGGTGGGTTCACTACGGATTTAGGATGATCAACGTTCTGGTAGTGGAAGATTCCCCCGTCGTACGTGAATTCCTTATTCACATTCTCAGCTCGGACCCTGATATTACGGTTATTGCAACGGCACATGATGGCGAGGAAGCGCTCGATCTTGTGCGGCGCTATCGTCCTGACGTAATCACCATGGACATTCACATGCCGAAACTGAACGGACTGGAAGCCACACGCCTCATCATGGAAACGAATCCGACGCCCATTGTCATCGTCAGCGGCAGCGAGAATATCCATGAGGTCGCGACGACATTCGACGCGATGGATGCCGGCGCCTTGGCGGTGCTGCGCCGCCCGGCTGGTATTGGCCATGTGGATCATCAGGCCATGGCCCGGAATATGGTACAGACAATAAAGCTGATGTCGGAAGTCAAAGTGGTGCGGCGTTGGTCGCATATGCGAACTGTGGTACCTACTTTACAGCCGGCTAACCTGGGCTTGATCCGTGAATCGGCTCAAATCAGGGTTGTTGCCCTGGGAGCCTCGACCGGCGGCCCATCTGCGATCGAAACTATTCTGGCAGCGCTTCCGAGGAATTTTCCCGTACCCATCCTCATCGTCCAGCACATGGCACCAGGCTTCGTAGGGGGATTCGTCCGGTGGCTGGCAAACTCATCCAGGCTGCCGGTTCATGTTGCCACTCATGGCGCGCTCCTGCTACCCGGCCATGTCCACATCGCGCCCGATGAATATCAAATGAAGGTGGAACGCGGAGGCAGAATTGCCTTGACGCAGGACGAACTGGAAAATGGTTTAAGGCCTTCGGTTTCCTATCTTTTCCGAGCGGTCGCCGAAGTCTACGGCTGCGATGCCATCGCCGGACTGCTGACAGGAATGGGTCGTGATGGCGCCAACGAGTTGCGGCTGCTGAAGGAATCGGGTGCGGTTACTTTCGTCCAGGACCGGGATAGTTCTGTCGTAAACGGCATGCCGGGCGAGGCTGTCAAGCTGGACGCAGCAATGCTCGTACTGCCGCTGGAGAAAATCGCCGCGGCACTAACGAATCTAGTGAACCATCAAGGAAAACATTTGAGCGTGATCGATGACATCAAGAAAATTTAACACCAGTAACGTCGAGATCCTCCTCGCGGAAGATAGCCCAACCCAGGCGGAAAAACTACGATATCTGCTGGAGGAGCACGGCTATAGGGTCATGGCCGTGCCCAACGGCAAAGAGGCCCTCGCGGCGGCTCGGCGGCAAAAGCCGACGTTGATTATCAGTGATGTGATGATGCCCGAGATGGATGGGTTTATGCTATGCGGCGAAATCAAGCGCGATGAACAGCTGAAGGACATCCCCATGATCCTTCTCACTTCGCTCTCGGATATCCGGGACATCATGAAGGGACTGGAATGCGGCGCCGACAATTTCATCCGCAAGCCGTACGAAGATCAATATCTGCTCGCCCGCATCGACTATCTGTTGATAAACCATGAGCTGCGCAAGAACCAGAAGATGCAGATGGGAATGGAGATTTATCTGGGTGGACAAAAACATTTCATCACTGCCGAACGCCAGCAGATCGTCGATCTACTGATTTCGATCTATGAGGATGCGGTCCACATCAACAAGGAACTCCATGAACGGCAACTTGAGCTGGCACACTCGAATCATTTACTTACCGGACTTTACCGGATCGCGGAAGGCCTGAACCAGGCGGTAAGCCAGCACGAGGTATGTGAGAAAGCGCTTGAATACGCGATGGAACTGCCCGGGATCGAAGCGGGATGGCTTTACCTTTGCGATGATAATGGCTTCCGGGTGGCGGCTGCGCGCAACATTCCGGCCTCATTGCTGGTTGCAGAGACGATGGAAGATGTGTGTGAATGTCAACGCCTTTTTCTTACTGAAGGTCTGGGCCATGCGATAAATATTGTCCAATGCACACGGCTTATACCGCTTGGAAACGACACGCCAAGCTTTCACCATGCCAGCGTACCGTTACGGATCAATAATCAGAGCCGCGGTATCATGAATCTGATCGGGATGAAACAAGATCTGTTCACGGACAATGAGCTGGAAACGTTGTACGGAGTGGGGCACCAGGTAAGTATTGCGCTGGAACGCGCCCGGTTGCATGAGCACATGGAACAACTAGTGGAGGAGCGCACGACAGCGCTCACTGCGGAAATCTCCCGGCGTAAGGAATATGAGGCCAGAATTGTCCGGCTCAACCGGATTTACAGCGTATTGAGCGGCATCAATACCACTATCGTGCGCGTCCGGGGAAGACAAGAACTTTTCGACAAGGCATGCCGTATCGCAGTGGATCACGGCCAGTTTGTGTTTACCTGGATCGGAATATTTCACGCCGATACACAAAATATCACACCCATGGCAAAGGCCGGTCGCGACGACGGCTATCTGTCACAGATCAACCTGGCTAATGTTATTGATTCTCCCGGAAATTCCTGGTTGATTGCAGAGGCGATCAAATGGGTCAAACCGGCTATTTGCAATGATCTTACCCTTATCACCCACGAGAGCACACGTGCCTGGCATGCCCCAGCGCTAGACCGGGGCTATCATTCCAAGGTGGTGCTGCCACTCATCGTGGATAGCCATCTAGCCGGTATATTCGTACTCTATGCACCGGAAACAGGATTTTTCGACGAGGAGGAAATGACCTTGTTGACCGAAATGGCGGGCGATATTTCATTTGCCATGGATCACTTGAAAAAAGAGGAGCGTATCAACTATCTTGCGTTTTTCGATGCCGTAACCGATCTACCGAACCGTGCGTTGTTTGTGGACCGGGTCGATCAGCGAATCAGCACCATACATCACGATCACGAGATACTTTCGGTAATTATTCTCGACCTCGAACGGTTCAGCAGTATTAATGAGTCCCTTGGCCATCAGGCCGGAGACAGTCTCCTGCGTCAACTGGGAAAACGACTGAAGCAGCTACTTTATGAAACAGATATTCTGGCCCATCTTTCGGCGGATTACTTTGCCATCGCCATAAAGCACGGAGAAGACAGCACAGGCATTGCCCATGTTCTGGAGAAAGTTCTGTTCGGGATCCAGGATCAACCTTTCTTGATTGGCGGACAGGAGCTGCGCGTTTCCGCCAGGGCGGGGACATCGTCTTATCCTGCCGATGGCCGGAATACGGATACCCTTTTACGCAACGCTGAAACAGCGCTGAAAAAGGCCAAATTGTCTTACGACAAGCACCTCTTCTACGCTCCGGAATTCAATGCCCGGGTCACAGAAAAGCTGAAACTTGAAACCAAGTTG
This genomic interval carries:
- a CDS encoding HAMP domain-containing methyl-accepting chemotaxis protein, which codes for MTISKKIIGGYAIVLAMLALVTGVSFNALNQTQATYDRFLNVDERLLEGANELRTVAFAQQTYVRGTLLFPELRKLNRTLLQANDRLFKQTLAKMRLLMSTTEGHEQGLEFIKEFESFQEKLEQAEHETVRLALEDKMEEATAYAINHFRPLSFALIDKAAEFHGRKSKMLDKARVRLTEEVRLLTWILAAVSLFAFLAGLASGVHLSRTITRELRESIVQLSASSAEILATTTQVASGAAETAAAVSETTATVEEVKQTAQLANQKARYVSDSAQKASNVSQAGRKSVEEAIHGMRRIQEQMESIAESIVQLSEQSHAIGEIIATVNDLAEQSNLLAVNAAIEATRAGEQGKSFGVVAQEIRSLAEQSRQATGQVRTILGDIQKATNVAVLATEQGNKAVEAGVKQSTETDEAIRMLSASINEAAQAATQIAASSQQQMVGMDQVVLAMNNIKQASEQNVAGTRQAELAAQSLYEMGGRLGALVGSEPVPIARAK
- a CDS encoding hybrid sensor histidine kinase/response regulator, which gives rise to MISKNDELLRKLLATFQVEADAHLQAMSSGLLALKKIPVGQQLADIVERIFRDAHSLKGAARAVNLTQIEAVCQSLENVFSALKDKHLPVSSPLIDLLLQTTDALSGLLTGANSVAGAQKPRVATLIRQLDDAFREPLSEFANPALAPQMAPPDQPTTLPPDVPAEPDKSMQMLTSTPGLASTTVRVSATKLDAVMRQVEELLLPRLAVNQRTKELTEAAAMLAAWKRQRLHIQPALRLVDREFARNIKDGSASRRKLELPRLLKYLDAEQLHMKMLEDRLASLQRAAEQDQRVLAGMTDSLRHDVKEMQLLPFSSLLDILPRLCRELAREQGKNVDLVIQGSEIEIDRHILEEMKDPLIHLVRNCIDHGIEQPAARLVKGKPSHGTITLACSQKDGGMAEVLVADDGAGINIPLIKAAAHKLGIVSAEEAKQLGERESMALVFQSGVTTSPIITDISGRGLGLPIVSEKVERLGGTILVKSSPDEGTAFHLLLPLTLANFRGVLIHAGRQLFVIPSTSVERVVRIANKEIQTVENRETILVDEQPVSLVWLSDVLELPRHVIAAEPAGGMSASAVILGSGLARIAFLVEEILGEQEVLVKTLVRPLTRVRNVAGATVLGTGRVVPVLNVADLLKSATKRPARMLTSAHQLSAEKHENSRKLSILVVEDSITSRTLLKNILESSGYRVSTAVDGVDGYTTLKTGAFDLVVSDVEMPRMDGFGLTAKIRTDKQFTGLPVVLVTALESRDHRERGIDAGANAYIVKSSFDQSNLLEIVQRLIGTPS
- the cheB gene encoding chemotaxis-specific protein-glutamate methyltransferase CheB gives rise to the protein MINVLVVEDSPVVREFLIHILSSDPDITVIATAHDGEEALDLVRRYRPDVITMDIHMPKLNGLEATRLIMETNPTPIVIVSGSENIHEVATTFDAMDAGALAVLRRPAGIGHVDHQAMARNMVQTIKLMSEVKVVRRWSHMRTVVPTLQPANLGLIRESAQIRVVALGASTGGPSAIETILAALPRNFPVPILIVQHMAPGFVGGFVRWLANSSRLPVHVATHGALLLPGHVHIAPDEYQMKVERGGRIALTQDELENGLRPSVSYLFRAVAEVYGCDAIAGLLTGMGRDGANELRLLKESGAVTFVQDRDSSVVNGMPGEAVKLDAAMLVLPLEKIAAALTNLVNHQGKHLSVIDDIKKI
- a CDS encoding EAL domain-containing protein — encoded protein: MTSRKFNTSNVEILLAEDSPTQAEKLRYLLEEHGYRVMAVPNGKEALAAARRQKPTLIISDVMMPEMDGFMLCGEIKRDEQLKDIPMILLTSLSDIRDIMKGLECGADNFIRKPYEDQYLLARIDYLLINHELRKNQKMQMGMEIYLGGQKHFITAERQQIVDLLISIYEDAVHINKELHERQLELAHSNHLLTGLYRIAEGLNQAVSQHEVCEKALEYAMELPGIEAGWLYLCDDNGFRVAAARNIPASLLVAETMEDVCECQRLFLTEGLGHAINIVQCTRLIPLGNDTPSFHHASVPLRINNQSRGIMNLIGMKQDLFTDNELETLYGVGHQVSIALERARLHEHMEQLVEERTTALTAEISRRKEYEARIVRLNRIYSVLSGINTTIVRVRGRQELFDKACRIAVDHGQFVFTWIGIFHADTQNITPMAKAGRDDGYLSQINLANVIDSPGNSWLIAEAIKWVKPAICNDLTLITHESTRAWHAPALDRGYHSKVVLPLIVDSHLAGIFVLYAPETGFFDEEEMTLLTEMAGDISFAMDHLKKEERINYLAFFDAVTDLPNRALFVDRVDQRISTIHHDHEILSVIILDLERFSSINESLGHQAGDSLLRQLGKRLKQLLYETDILAHLSADYFAIAIKHGEDSTGIAHVLEKVLFGIQDQPFLIGGQELRVSARAGTSSYPADGRNTDTLLRNAETALKKAKLSYDKHLFYAPEFNARVTEKLKLETKLRRAIEEEQLVLHYQPKIDLESGQISGLEALMRWKDPDNGLVPPLSFIPLLEETRMILEAGRWALDKAISDSKRWQAMGLNPPKVAVNVSPIQLRQKDFVSMVASVINGAKNVTIGLELEITESVIMQDIEANIQKLRIIRDMDIEVAIDDFGTGYSSLSYIAKLPVNVLKIDRAFIINMTSNPDDLNIVSAIISLAHSLDLRVIAEGVETNEQAQLLRELKCNEIQGYLFSPGVPAEKVEEFLRQKKLLPKLI